One Antarctobacter heliothermus DNA segment encodes these proteins:
- a CDS encoding oxidoreductase, with translation MRDPRYDILFEPLTIGPVTAKNRFYQVPHCNGGGYRDPSAAAAMRGVKSQGGWGVVFTEQCEMHHTSEITPFIELRLWEDKDIPMLAKMADNMKEHGALAGIQLAYSGINGPNLYTKEVPRAVSPGPIRTFTNDPMQARALSKDEIKDLRRWFVNAAKRAKTGGFDLICLYGAHGFGIFQHFLSRATNMRDDEYGGSLENRSRFAREVIADMRDAVGDTMGITLRVSLDETIGDLGFSNTEVREFVEMNKDLPDLWDLAHGTWEDCSGPSRFKEEGAQEALVRGIRELSDKPVVGVGRFTSPDVMAKMIRSGTLDAIGCARPSIADPFLPKKIEEGRIEDIRECIGCNICITGDMTMSISRCTQNPTFMEEWRKGWHPERMNAKGDSQSVLVVGAGPAGLEATRALAERGYDVALAEAGTAVGGRVARERLLPGLSAWGRVADYREYQIRQKPNVQTYFDSALDADSILEFGFENICIATGAKWRRDGVGRQHVVPFPMDAATPIYTPDDIMDGQRPSGHVVIYDDDHYYMGGVLAELLRREGCEVTIVTPSAYLSDWTVNTLEQHTIHRRLAEMGVEIVLNRGVTAIGKGHVVTNCTYTDRLTEIGCDAVVVATSKLESNALYTDLLARQGDWADAGIKSVKIIGDAEAPGPIAWATYAGHRYARELDGEDIGDALPFRREITELAAE, from the coding sequence TTGCGCGATCCCCGTTACGACATCCTGTTCGAGCCGCTAACCATCGGCCCCGTCACTGCAAAAAACCGTTTTTACCAGGTGCCGCACTGCAACGGTGGCGGCTATCGCGATCCGTCGGCGGCGGCGGCCATGCGCGGGGTCAAGTCGCAGGGCGGCTGGGGTGTGGTGTTCACCGAGCAGTGTGAAATGCACCACACCTCTGAAATCACGCCATTTATCGAGCTGCGCCTGTGGGAGGATAAAGACATCCCCATGCTGGCCAAGATGGCGGACAATATGAAGGAACATGGCGCGCTGGCGGGCATTCAGTTGGCCTATTCCGGCATCAACGGGCCGAACCTGTACACCAAGGAGGTGCCGCGTGCGGTGTCCCCCGGACCCATCCGCACCTTTACCAACGACCCGATGCAGGCCCGCGCCTTGTCAAAGGATGAGATCAAGGACTTGCGCCGCTGGTTCGTGAATGCGGCGAAGCGGGCCAAGACCGGCGGGTTTGACCTGATCTGTCTTTATGGCGCACATGGATTTGGCATCTTCCAGCATTTCCTGTCGCGCGCGACCAACATGCGTGACGATGAATACGGCGGGTCGTTGGAAAACCGCTCACGCTTTGCCCGCGAGGTGATCGCCGACATGCGCGATGCGGTGGGTGATACGATGGGGATCACCCTGCGTGTGTCCTTGGATGAGACCATCGGCGATCTTGGCTTTTCCAACACCGAGGTGCGCGAATTTGTGGAGATGAACAAGGATCTGCCGGACCTTTGGGATCTGGCGCATGGAACGTGGGAGGATTGTTCCGGCCCGTCGCGCTTCAAGGAGGAAGGCGCGCAAGAGGCGCTGGTGCGCGGCATCCGCGAGTTGTCGGACAAGCCGGTGGTCGGTGTCGGGCGATTTACCTCTCCGGACGTGATGGCCAAGATGATCCGCAGCGGCACGCTGGACGCCATCGGCTGTGCGCGGCCCTCGATTGCCGATCCATTCTTGCCGAAAAAGATCGAAGAGGGCCGGATCGAGGACATCCGCGAATGCATCGGATGCAACATCTGCATCACCGGCGATATGACCATGTCGATCAGCCGTTGTACCCAGAACCCCACCTTCATGGAGGAATGGCGCAAGGGTTGGCACCCGGAACGGATGAACGCAAAGGGCGACAGCCAGTCGGTGCTGGTGGTCGGTGCCGGTCCTGCGGGGCTGGAGGCGACGCGCGCCTTGGCTGAACGCGGCTATGACGTCGCGCTGGCAGAAGCGGGTACAGCGGTCGGCGGGCGCGTTGCGCGCGAACGTCTGTTGCCAGGCCTGTCCGCGTGGGGGCGCGTTGCGGACTACCGCGAGTACCAAATCCGCCAGAAACCCAACGTGCAGACCTATTTCGACAGCGCGCTGGACGCCGACAGCATCCTTGAGTTCGGGTTTGAGAACATCTGTATCGCCACAGGCGCAAAGTGGCGGCGCGACGGGGTCGGCCGTCAGCATGTGGTGCCCTTCCCGATGGATGCAGCCACCCCGATCTACACACCCGACGACATCATGGACGGGCAACGCCCCTCTGGCCATGTGGTGATCTATGACGACGATCACTATTACATGGGCGGCGTTCTGGCCGAACTGTTGCGGCGGGAGGGATGTGAGGTGACCATCGTCACGCCCTCTGCCTATCTTTCTGACTGGACGGTGAACACGCTGGAACAGCACACGATCCACCGGCGGCTGGCCGAAATGGGGGTTGAGATTGTGTTGAACCGGGGCGTCACCGCGATCGGCAAGGGGCATGTCGTGACCAACTGCACCTACACGGATCGCCTGACGGAAATTGGCTGTGACGCGGTTGTCGTGGCCACCTCCAAGCTGGAAAGCAACGCGCTTTATACCGACCTTTTGGCGCGGCAGGGTGATTGGGCCGACGCGGGCATCAAATCGGTCAAAATCATCGGCGACGCCGAGGCCCCCGGGCCCATCGCCTGGGCCACCTACGCAGGCCACCGCTATGCGCGTGAGTTGGACGGCGAAGACATCGGCGATGCGCTGCCCTTCCGCCGCGAAATCACAGAGTTGGCGGCAGAATGA
- a CDS encoding LysR family transcriptional regulator, with product MLRYTLRQLEYFVAVGEAGSIARASERINVSSPSISAAITQLEQEFGLPLFVRQHAQGLSLTQGGRQMMEQARLVLREASALTDIAGDIAGKVRGPLAIGCLLTFAQLVLPGLRRGFEAQFPEVRLRQAELNQVELFSALRRSEVDLALTYDLDLPADLQFTSLVRLPPIALMGTGHPLADRDAVTIEELKDHPMVLLDLPLSADYFLSFFDKAGGKPVIAERTRDMAVMRSLVANDFGYSIANVRPLSDISPDGNPVRCVPITGNVRSLRMGFLTAQDADRSNAVRAFIEYGIELVRSGRLSRIGGEPMV from the coding sequence ATGCTGAGGTACACCCTCCGGCAATTGGAGTATTTCGTTGCCGTCGGCGAGGCGGGCAGCATTGCCCGCGCGTCCGAGCGGATCAATGTCTCATCGCCGTCGATCTCTGCCGCGATCACCCAATTGGAGCAGGAATTCGGCCTGCCGCTGTTTGTGCGCCAGCATGCACAGGGGTTGTCGCTGACCCAAGGCGGGCGGCAGATGATGGAACAGGCGCGGCTGGTCCTGCGCGAAGCCTCGGCCCTGACCGATATCGCCGGGGATATTGCCGGCAAGGTGCGCGGGCCGCTGGCCATCGGCTGCCTGCTGACGTTTGCGCAACTGGTGCTGCCCGGTCTCCGGCGCGGGTTTGAGGCGCAATTCCCGGAGGTGCGCCTGCGGCAGGCCGAACTCAACCAGGTGGAATTGTTCAGCGCGCTGCGCCGGTCCGAAGTCGATCTGGCCTTGACCTACGATCTGGACCTGCCCGCCGATCTGCAATTCACCAGCCTCGTGCGCCTGCCGCCCATTGCCCTGATGGGCACCGGGCATCCTTTGGCGGACCGCGACGCGGTCACCATCGAGGAATTGAAAGATCATCCGATGGTCCTGTTGGACCTGCCGCTCAGCGCCGATTACTTTTTGTCCTTCTTCGACAAGGCGGGCGGCAAGCCCGTCATCGCCGAACGCACCCGCGACATGGCGGTGATGCGCAGCCTTGTTGCCAATGACTTTGGCTATTCCATCGCCAATGTGCGACCCCTGAGTGACATTTCCCCGGATGGCAACCCGGTGCGCTGTGTGCCGATCACCGGTAACGTGCGGTCCCTGCGCATGGGGTTCCTGACCGCGCAGGACGCTGACCGGTCCAACGCGGTGCGCGCCTTCATCGAATATGGCATCGAACTGGTCCGCAGCGGACGGCTTTCCCGCATTGGCGGTGAACCGATGGTCTGA